One genomic region from Spirosoma sp. KCTC 42546 encodes:
- a CDS encoding alpha/beta fold hydrolase, protein MWTINRAVLCASLSIALILSTTQNVSAQALATGVKNVVLVHGTWADGSSWSKVIPLLEAKGFNVIAVQNPLTSLGDDVAATKRAIELMNGPVLLVGHSWGGVVITEAGNHDKVAGLVYVAAAAPDEGQSFLELVQTAASTPGNDEIKPDAYGFVSMSPKGINEDFAQDLPQSERKLLVATQGPQAFTALKEKITKAAWKSKPSWYVVAANDRMINPDMERTLAKKLKATTIELKSSHVAMLAQPEKVAAFILEAASKVKTM, encoded by the coding sequence ATGTGGACAATTAATCGCGCCGTTTTATGCGCATCACTTAGTATTGCCCTAATTCTTTCAACAACCCAGAACGTTTCGGCTCAGGCATTAGCTACCGGGGTAAAAAATGTAGTATTGGTTCACGGAACGTGGGCTGATGGCTCAAGCTGGTCCAAGGTAATTCCGTTGCTGGAAGCTAAGGGATTTAACGTAATAGCCGTACAAAACCCACTTACCTCCCTGGGTGACGATGTGGCGGCTACCAAACGAGCCATCGAATTAATGAATGGGCCAGTTTTATTAGTGGGTCATTCCTGGGGGGGCGTGGTCATTACCGAAGCGGGTAACCATGACAAGGTAGCTGGGCTTGTTTACGTAGCTGCAGCTGCTCCTGATGAAGGCCAGTCGTTTCTGGAACTGGTGCAGACCGCAGCCTCCACACCGGGCAATGATGAAATAAAACCCGATGCCTATGGATTTGTCAGCATGTCGCCTAAAGGAATTAATGAAGATTTCGCACAGGATTTACCCCAATCGGAACGGAAGTTACTAGTAGCAACGCAGGGCCCACAAGCGTTCACGGCATTGAAAGAAAAAATCACCAAAGCAGCCTGGAAAAGCAAACCTTCCTGGTACGTCGTAGCGGCTAATGACCGAATGATTAATCCGGATATGGAACGAACGCTGGCCAAAAAACTCAAGGCTACTACGATTGAACTCAAATCCAGCCATGTTGCCATGCTGGCTCAGCCAGAGAAAGTAGCTGCGTTTATTTTAGAAGCTGCCAGCAAAGTAAAGACAATGTGA
- a CDS encoding sensor histidine kinase produces MPSFLPTYNQWILLYFGATMVILAANLIQWVVRRERIYGLYTLYLLLLLLAFGLDNVPVTPLTAFIHTVNVHIFAWLYLEIAITFLQLKSRPDLLQGYRIIQKGIVIVALPEVYFNLFSSAWLTQWHETQLNCMRVLVVSVVYLMILYTVIKHVRFSDLLALFFIIGTLALWITQSIGVFIISYYAAKERILSFSDLPSPIHPGFLIQFGILIDIACVSLGLSYRQQQRAMQQMRAEQELIREREQHLRQQLQSDLALQQLKQQHTEAQMRALKSQVNPHFLFNALNTLSALIDENPRQATDYVDELSSVYRYLLRSADQELTTLGVEMEFIQSYVHLLKTRFGDSIRPQLNIAPNYYDALIPPLTLQLLVENAVKHNRVLSDEPLTIRICTTEQGYLVVENNMQHRNVRVESNGVGLNNIADKYRLLGYPLPFIKEKEGWFRVTLPLLPTAQPLENANN; encoded by the coding sequence ATGCCCTCTTTTTTACCAACCTATAATCAATGGATACTGCTCTACTTTGGAGCTACTATGGTTATTCTGGCTGCTAACCTAATCCAATGGGTTGTGCGCCGGGAGCGGATTTACGGACTTTATACACTATACCTTCTATTGTTACTACTCGCATTTGGCTTAGATAACGTTCCTGTCACACCTTTAACCGCTTTTATCCACACCGTCAATGTGCACATTTTTGCCTGGTTGTACCTCGAAATAGCCATAACGTTTCTACAGTTAAAATCCCGGCCCGACCTGTTGCAAGGGTATCGGATTATACAGAAAGGTATAGTGATTGTGGCGTTGCCCGAAGTATATTTTAATTTATTCTCGTCGGCCTGGCTAACCCAGTGGCACGAAACCCAGCTCAATTGTATGAGGGTGCTTGTTGTTTCGGTGGTCTATCTGATGATTCTTTACACGGTAATCAAGCACGTCCGATTTAGTGATCTGCTTGCCCTCTTTTTTATAATAGGTACCCTGGCCTTATGGATTACCCAAAGCATTGGTGTTTTCATTATCAGTTATTATGCGGCTAAGGAGAGAATACTAAGTTTTTCTGATTTGCCGTCACCGATTCATCCCGGATTTCTTATTCAGTTTGGCATCCTTATAGACATCGCCTGCGTGTCACTGGGCCTCTCGTACAGGCAACAGCAGCGAGCTATGCAACAAATGCGGGCCGAACAGGAGCTCATCCGCGAACGGGAACAACACCTGCGACAGCAACTTCAATCCGACCTCGCGCTTCAACAACTCAAGCAACAACATACCGAAGCGCAGATGCGCGCCCTGAAAAGTCAGGTTAACCCGCATTTTTTGTTTAATGCGCTTAACACGCTCTCCGCGCTCATCGACGAAAACCCGCGTCAGGCCACTGATTACGTAGACGAGTTAAGCAGCGTATACCGCTACCTGCTGCGGTCAGCGGACCAGGAGTTGACAACTCTAGGTGTCGAAATGGAATTTATCCAGTCGTACGTTCACCTGCTCAAGACCCGCTTCGGTGATAGTATCCGCCCCCAATTGAACATCGCCCCCAATTATTACGACGCCTTAATTCCCCCACTGACCCTGCAACTGCTAGTAGAAAACGCCGTCAAACATAACCGTGTCCTGTCTGATGAGCCGCTGACCATCCGCATCTGCACAACGGAGCAAGGGTACTTAGTAGTCGAAAACAATATGCAGCATCGAAACGTCCGAGTCGAATCGAATGGGGTGGGGCTCAATAATATTGCTGATAAATACCGGCTACTGGGCTACCCCCTACCTTTTATTAAGGAAAAGGAAGGCTGGTTTCGGGTAACGCTACCCCTTTTGCCAACGGCTCAGCCCCTTGAAAACGCCAATAACTAA
- a CDS encoding DAPG hydrolase family protein: protein MKPLLPSPLPLNWPMKPLVSARTNFSVMPYGSYELTIEHELIRHVTPTMLLWWFRHIGGTMTVETHTYPRYRIWHPLDHIHWSMTNPGPDGAAQVGSRFRIVEAFGCNPDHFVDSVEAVVKLDIEGIRLVRRELGQEVFSLQHWFETASGGTHYRSRMQVGAENTFGQYLLNPLIHRFLFTPAMGHAWLKHNVEEVGNFEHFLPNLYQQQLHIEPVG from the coding sequence ATGAAACCTTTGCTTCCTTCTCCACTGCCGCTCAACTGGCCGATGAAACCCCTTGTATCGGCACGCACAAACTTTTCGGTGATGCCCTACGGCAGTTACGAACTGACTATTGAACACGAACTTATACGGCACGTCACGCCGACAATGCTGCTGTGGTGGTTCAGGCACATTGGCGGCACAATGACGGTTGAGACGCATACTTACCCCCGATACCGGATCTGGCACCCGCTCGATCATATCCACTGGTCAATGACCAACCCCGGCCCTGACGGTGCCGCGCAGGTCGGTTCGCGGTTCCGCATCGTAGAAGCCTTCGGGTGCAACCCTGACCACTTCGTAGACAGCGTGGAGGCCGTAGTTAAACTGGACATAGAAGGTATCCGGCTGGTTCGGCGTGAACTGGGTCAGGAAGTATTCAGCCTGCAACACTGGTTCGAGACGGCTTCGGGTGGAACGCACTATCGGTCACGCATGCAGGTAGGCGCGGAAAACACGTTTGGTCAGTACCTACTCAATCCCTTGATTCATCGCTTCCTGTTTACACCCGCGATGGGCCATGCGTGGCTGAAGCATAATGTAGAGGAAGTAGGTAATTTTGAGCATTTTCTACCAAACTTGTATCAACAACAGCTACATATTGAACCAGTCGGGTAA
- a CDS encoding response regulator, whose translation MYQRHTTILLTDDDDDDRYFLRQAIERVIDDLAVLEAKNGEEALALLQTNFIQLVILDMNMPGLNGLETLVFIRAQNQLFSTPVVMLSTSDQPELITSAYAKGINSFIKKPVHVDEYDQIADAIKVCFLSLPMA comes from the coding sequence ATGTACCAAAGACATACTACCATTTTATTGACAGACGATGATGACGATGATCGTTACTTTCTACGTCAGGCTATTGAGCGGGTCATCGACGATTTGGCTGTTTTGGAGGCCAAAAATGGTGAAGAAGCGCTAGCTCTGCTGCAAACAAATTTTATTCAGTTAGTCATCCTGGACATGAACATGCCCGGATTAAATGGCCTGGAAACGCTGGTATTCATTCGGGCGCAAAACCAACTATTTTCTACGCCGGTTGTCATGCTCTCAACCAGTGACCAGCCAGAATTAATAACATCAGCCTATGCAAAAGGGATAAACTCCTTTATCAAAAAACCAGTTCATGTTGACGAATATGACCAGATTGCGGATGCAATTAAAGTGTGTTTTTTATCGCTTCCGATGGCGTGA
- a CDS encoding EamA family transporter yields MNKAIGPRFWLVLAFIAIYFIWGTTYLANLYALKAIPPFIISALRYLLAGLLLAVLAYSKDQVIPTGKQIRDLAISGVLMLVGGSGLVVVAEQYITSGSAAVIVATEPFWFVLLDQPRWKLYFSDKKIIAGLLLGFAGIILFTQFSPASTSHEGQSANQLLGTVIVLAGAVLWVGGTLFASRRIKPGSYTLWHTTIQLLAAGLFATFLALVNGEWNGFAWQAVSMQAWGGLAFLIIFGSLIAYLAFAWLVTIQPPAIVSTHTYINPLIAVLIGWMAAGEQVTGLQLIALTVVLTGVVLTQLSKTQVGS; encoded by the coding sequence ATGAATAAGGCAATCGGCCCTCGTTTTTGGTTGGTTTTAGCTTTTATAGCCATCTATTTCATATGGGGAACGACCTATCTGGCCAACCTATATGCCCTCAAAGCAATTCCGCCATTTATCATATCCGCGCTTCGTTATCTTCTTGCGGGCTTATTGCTGGCAGTCCTGGCCTATAGCAAAGATCAAGTTATTCCGACTGGGAAACAGATCCGGGATTTGGCGATTAGTGGCGTCTTAATGCTAGTGGGTGGCTCTGGCCTGGTCGTCGTCGCTGAGCAGTATATTACCTCTGGCTCAGCCGCTGTTATCGTAGCAACCGAGCCATTTTGGTTTGTCCTACTGGATCAGCCTCGCTGGAAGCTCTATTTTAGTGATAAAAAGATTATCGCCGGTCTACTGCTTGGCTTTGCCGGTATCATCCTGTTTACCCAGTTTTCGCCAGCGAGTACCTCCCATGAAGGCCAATCTGCCAATCAGCTGCTAGGGACAGTAATCGTTCTGGCAGGTGCTGTTTTGTGGGTAGGCGGAACCTTATTTGCTTCGCGGAGGATAAAGCCGGGTAGCTACACACTTTGGCATACCACGATTCAGCTCCTGGCAGCCGGGCTTTTTGCGACGTTCCTTGCGCTGGTCAACGGCGAGTGGAACGGTTTTGCCTGGCAAGCCGTGTCAATGCAAGCCTGGGGCGGGCTTGCCTTCCTAATTATATTCGGTTCCCTGATCGCCTATCTGGCCTTTGCCTGGCTGGTCACCATCCAACCTCCCGCCATCGTTAGTACCCATACCTACATAAATCCACTTATTGCTGTGCTTATTGGATGGATGGCCGCTGGCGAACAGGTTACTGGACTTCAACTCATCGCGTTAACGGTCGTCTTGACGGGTGTGGTGCTAACACAACTCAGCAAAACACAAGTTGGGAGTTGA
- a CDS encoding vWA domain-containing protein: MKTNHILLIVWVLLASLTACKHEPDVPPNPIDELPDEQPGTEFMATASMDKGLAVSLTWDAQMGNPTYRILRASANDIYSDPTTMTYQQVGETKEHSFNDTQVNPSSVYYYKVQAQYSASTVVTSIVTVGRTTKPSYEELADVLYTRLGEGTGGKRYDADSPNAVLATIFTIIQEQAGTKGADVVILLDDTGSMGDDIDAVKAGLNKIISALPPSTRLGAATYNDLNELPDSWYNWRDLTTDFASIRTFINAARAYGGGDRPESVYDGIYETLTRVSWTSTKRIMIVVGDDPPLEGSKTKHSYDDVVATCKQKGIEANLYPILIKEDNNKSN, encoded by the coding sequence ATGAAAACAAATCACATTCTCCTGATAGTCTGGGTGCTATTGGCTTCCCTCACCGCCTGCAAACATGAGCCCGACGTTCCACCGAATCCGATTGATGAGTTACCTGACGAGCAGCCTGGTACTGAGTTTATGGCAACAGCGAGTATGGACAAAGGCTTAGCGGTGAGCCTGACCTGGGATGCCCAGATGGGAAATCCTACCTATCGAATTTTACGAGCGTCGGCCAACGATATATACAGTGATCCAACGACAATGACTTACCAGCAGGTAGGGGAAACAAAGGAGCATTCGTTCAATGACACGCAGGTTAACCCGAGTTCTGTTTATTACTACAAAGTACAGGCGCAATACAGCGCGTCAACGGTAGTGACGAGCATCGTTACCGTTGGGCGAACCACAAAACCGTCTTACGAAGAATTAGCCGATGTACTTTACACCCGACTCGGTGAAGGTACGGGCGGTAAACGATACGACGCCGATAGCCCCAATGCTGTTTTAGCAACCATTTTCACCATCATACAGGAACAGGCGGGCACTAAGGGGGCCGATGTCGTGATTCTGCTCGATGATACAGGTAGTATGGGCGACGACATTGATGCGGTGAAAGCGGGTCTGAATAAAATCATTAGTGCACTCCCCCCCTCCACCCGATTGGGCGCAGCCACCTACAACGACCTGAATGAACTACCGGATAGCTGGTATAACTGGCGGGATTTAACCACCGACTTTGCGTCGATCCGAACATTTATTAATGCAGCCAGAGCATACGGGGGTGGCGACCGGCCAGAGTCTGTCTATGATGGCATTTACGAAACCTTAACGCGGGTTAGCTGGACTAGTACTAAACGAATTATGATTGTAGTAGGTGATGATCCCCCGCTGGAAGGCAGCAAAACCAAGCATAGCTATGACGATGTGGTGGCAACCTGCAAACAAAAGGGTATTGAGGCCAATCTGTACCCCATTCTGATTAAAGAGGACAATAACAAGAGCAACTAA
- a CDS encoding HAD-IA family hydrolase has protein sequence MNYKLIIFDFDGTLADSFPYFLQTMNALATTYNFPKIDSQEVDRLRGLDARQMMKRAKLPAWKMPLIARSFIHLMNRDIDQIQLFDGISELLRTLATQQVKLAIVSSNSEENVRQVLGIENASLISYYGCGTSLFNKGHTFKRAMTKLKIKPEETLCIGDEVRDIEAAQKAATAFGGVAWGYTRSDALEANPGVIMFYTPKEILEAVLRV, from the coding sequence ATGAATTATAAGCTGATTATTTTCGATTTTGACGGAACACTAGCCGACTCATTTCCGTATTTTCTACAGACCATGAATGCATTGGCAACTACTTATAACTTCCCTAAAATTGATTCCCAGGAGGTAGATCGACTGAGGGGGCTAGATGCTCGCCAAATGATGAAACGTGCTAAATTGCCAGCCTGGAAAATGCCACTCATTGCTCGCTCGTTCATCCATCTTATGAACCGCGATATTGATCAAATACAACTGTTTGATGGCATATCTGAACTATTGCGAACGTTAGCTACTCAACAAGTTAAGTTGGCTATCGTCAGCTCTAACAGCGAGGAGAATGTGCGTCAGGTACTAGGTATTGAAAATGCTTCATTGATTAGCTACTACGGATGCGGCACATCGCTTTTTAATAAGGGTCATACGTTCAAACGAGCTATGACAAAGCTGAAAATTAAGCCTGAGGAAACGCTTTGTATAGGCGACGAAGTGCGGGATATTGAAGCAGCCCAAAAAGCAGCTACGGCTTTCGGTGGCGTTGCATGGGGATATACCCGTTCAGATGCATTGGAAGCCAACCCAGGTGTTATTATGTTCTATACCCCTAAGGAAATCTTAGAAGCGGTTTTAAGGGTTTGA
- a CDS encoding CGNR zinc finger domain-containing protein: MGKVSTIAEMDLAGGAACLDFVNTVLNDELLVERLHSYTDLLTLIQRLSLLDTDTLAALKRLAEQDSQQAERVLLEARTVRQSMLTLLSALVKGELPQATAQVLASFNGHIKEALGKRGFSAQGAKLELSWERPEKELMQAVWVFSLSAYELLTTKDQRLIKQCDACAWFFLDETKNHRRKWCDMQTCGTKQKARRYYQRQKQGSFSTAISE, encoded by the coding sequence ATGGGAAAGGTCAGTACGATTGCCGAAATGGATCTGGCAGGCGGTGCCGCCTGTCTTGATTTTGTGAACACCGTCCTCAACGATGAGCTGTTAGTGGAGCGGCTCCATAGCTATACCGATCTGCTGACACTAATCCAGCGCTTATCGCTGTTGGATACGGACACGCTTGCTGCTCTGAAGCGATTAGCGGAACAAGATTCGCAGCAGGCAGAGCGTGTTTTGTTAGAAGCCCGTACGGTCCGGCAGTCTATGCTAACCCTACTCTCAGCCCTGGTAAAAGGAGAGCTGCCACAGGCTACGGCCCAGGTCTTGGCATCCTTTAACGGGCATATCAAGGAAGCGCTTGGTAAGCGAGGGTTTTCTGCACAAGGAGCCAAACTGGAACTAAGTTGGGAACGACCTGAAAAAGAACTTATGCAAGCCGTTTGGGTCTTTAGTTTGTCGGCCTATGAGCTATTAACCACTAAAGACCAACGCCTGATTAAACAATGTGATGCCTGTGCGTGGTTTTTCCTGGATGAAACCAAGAATCACCGCCGGAAATGGTGCGATATGCAAACCTGCGGCACCAAGCAGAAAGCCCGGCGCTACTATCAGCGACAGAAACAGGGTTCTTTCTCAACAGCTATTAGTGAGTAG